AAACAAAGTATTTATCCCAGAACTTTCTTTCAAAATGACTGGAGAGAAATGTTTGTGGGGATAAACATCTCTAGAGCATGTCCTTGTAACAATGGGTTagaatgagagcgagagagagttAAAAGCTAAAAAGCCTCTTTAAGCTgcttgaatattattttgttcaaGGACAACAGAGGAGATAACACAAGAGCAAGAGAAAGcggcgacacacacacacacacacacctcctcttGCTTGGGATGAAGCCGACCTCCTCCTCATCCCCCTGTGGGCTGACTCTGCAGGCCTGCCACCACTCCTCATCTCCACAGTCCAAAACATGCAGCACATCTCCAAACTTAAAGCCCACGGCCTGACTCAGGAAACCACAGTCTGCTGTCTTATCATAGTCAAACAGAGCCCTGccaaacgagagagagagagagagaacagaagtCATAAGGAAAGAGAGGATAAAGGAGGACAGAGAGGTGGTGGCGGGggtaataaaaaggaaaaacatcaaAGGGAAAGCATGGAATTGGGTTGAAATTGAGCAACACGGGCCCtttatttttggcctttttttaatcattggcTCTGTGATGAACACTACTCTTCTGCGTTCTGCGTACTGTGCAGTGGACTGTCAAACAGTACGCAGTATGGTCCCTGTTTAGGGCTGCGTGACATTGGAAAAAACACACGttgctgtattttgttttttacttctGCTATTGCGATATGAAAAATCCCTCTGATCAGTGAGAGCATTAAATCATCCTCAAGAGCATTAAACTGCTGTGAACAAATATATTGTTACACGTACCATTTTCTTTCTCAATTGTTTTCTCAAATCTTATGATttgaaattgatttaaaaatgtgtatttctgtaCAGCTGTCGTGTCCGGTGTAGACGCAGGGTCTGTGTGTGAGCAAAGAAAATGTTCAATAGGCTATAAATATCATGAACAGTATGCTAAACGTTGCGCATTCGTGCAACTCAAACTTTTCAAAATTAACACATAAATATTGAGGAAGAAGTTGAGAAATTTAGGTCTTTGTCACACTGTTGAGTGCAGTGGATTATGGGATACAGTTTATGCAGTGTGCTCTGCTTATGACCATTTGGACAAATGTAGTAGGTTATATAGGAAATCCACCTTTGTGTTGTAACCGTATCTGTAAGCGAGAGTTCCCGTTCCTGAACGTTTCTTAACACACTTACGTGCACTTATGTGCAAAACGTACTTTAAAAGGTcgaatgtatttgtatttgtagtgTGTGTTGTGTCCACCTGATATAAAATCCTCGTTTAGGGTTACTTCGTAATGTAGTTGTTCCAGAGCCCATGCTGCTGTTCATCAACTGCTCTCTGAGGTCGTGTATTTTAGCTTCAAATCGACTGTATTCTGAACAAACAGACACAACTGTTACTCAACAATATAAGCACATAGGAGCTGAGTTCATGAGAAATCACCCATTTGGACGCTGCTGTGATGTGTGTGAGTCTATCTATTCAAAAGTGTGGGGTTagtaagactgcatttatttattcaaaatgaaattaaaatggtaatatggtgaaatattgtaaaatggcatttacttctgtgattaaagctgaattttaaaaatcactgctCCAGTCTGAaactttagaaattattctatTATGGTCATTTACTGCttaataaatatcattaatatcaatgttgaaaacagttgtgctgcttcatatttctgtggagagcaaaataatttagttacaataaatgtttataaatagaTTGATTGACAAGAAAaaccttactgaccccaaatgttTGAATGGTAATGTTTACAGTGTCTCCAAAACATATTGAAAGACTTATGCTAGAAttaatgatgtatttaaaaaatgatttattgtatttatcgAAATATAACACTAGCACATTATCCTTCCTAAAGGATTAATTGTGCACTGTCCATTTTACCTGCATTTGGCAAGTGTCAGCTTTGTACCCAGTGTGCAGTtcagtcaggtgtgtgtgtgtgtgtgtgtgtgtgtgtgttctgacctTCTGGTCTGTACTGAGCGATGATGGTTACAGTCTGTCCTGCATTCTTCAAGGCAGCCGCTGCTTGTTCATGTGTAGCCGCCCGCAGATCCACGCCATTCACCTGAGAAACACATGCATATCATTACCGTCACGTATCTTACACACCGCTACAGCCACgacatattattttaacattccTGCCAAACTGCATcgcaacaagaaaaaaacagcaacactaCATTATCATCAGAACTGATGCATtgcaattattttcttttctttatagcattttttgATCCCTATATGCTGACATGAACTAATCCAAACAGCTCTTAAAGGGACATCAACAGGAAGTtattccaaacttgtatgagtTTCTTACTTTTGTTGCACATAAAAgcagatattttgaagatatttttggcAACCAAACAGTTGGCGGTAATGGTATTTTGTTCCATACTATGCAAGTCAGTTGTTActgtcaactgtttggttacccaaatttataaaaaaaaattatgcaaaataactGTTCCATACACTGTATACACATTGTTATATGCTGTATAATtcttggggtcagtaagatttttgaaAAGATAACAGTTAAAGataattaccatttaaaataactgtattctattttactatatttcaaaatgtgatttattcccgTGAAAAGGCTAAGCAGTTATTACTCCTGTCTCTTAAAAAGGCAGACTAATATTCTGACATTCAGCATGCGCGGTGCACAACATGGATGTTTTGgatttttcatttcaactgATTATCTTTTCATACATGCGTGCATGTTCTCACACTTAAGATCTGATCTCCTTTGCGCAGTTCTCCGCTCAGGTCCGCAGGGCCTCCTGCCAGGATGAAAGAGATGAATATTCCCTCACCATCCTCCCCTCCAACTATATTAAACCCCAAACCCGTCGATCCTCTGTGGATCACAACACGCCGCGGGTCCCTGAAAAACAAGACGGAGTGAAGGAACAACAGAAGGTGAAGATAAATTACAAAAGAATTCCAGGATGATAATAAGCGTTAAATTATTTCACGTATAACTCAACCTGAAACAGCGGCACAGTGTTGTCAGTCAGATATGGTTAGTGATTTGATGCACAGTTATGCCTGCAAACtaacatttgttcatttttttaaactactgtTGATTGAAGTATGGAGCTCTTCACACCGtttcaaaacaactgaaaatggtatttttatttctgtaatgtctTCCAATTAGCAGTTTTATTGCTCAACGACttgcaataaatgcaaaaaataatgcaataaataaattaataaattaaattaaataaaactaaatttaattgtgacattttatatcagtttatatCAGAACTGTGAATTTATATCGCACAGATTTAAATTAATGCTCATTTCCAGGAAAAAGTCAGAACTAAACTTGAAATAGTAACTAAATTTGAAATCTTAATTGTAACCAGTTGGTAAAAAAGCTGGTGTGAACATctggtttttatttcattactgaAGTGTGAGtctaataacaaaacaaatttcaGACTGTACTcctaaattgtgaaatatatcataattttgaaagaaaatgatttcttttgtGTTATACGTTTCAGGTTCTAttgctcactttttttttaatcgggAAGCTTCTAGATAGAAAGTTATTCCATAATTCTTAAGTCCTTCAGTAGGACGGAAGTACAGTGGCAAGAAATGAAATTACACACAGTAaacattttctgctttaaatattaaaaatattaagtctGTAATAATCAGTGGAATTGTCAAATTGACTAAAAATGTTGGTTGACCACACACATGTCAAATGCATTGGAAAGAGAATATATGTGGAAACACActagcaaaataattttcttagcCACTATTTATGAAAATTACTGAAATGGATAATTCATTATTGCATTAATTTGCGCACTGTATGCAACAATTTTTGTTTAGTGAATAAATGTCACATAATAAATCtataagatttaaaataagCCCTCCAAAAAATCTGGCTGtacaatttcattttcattcacttgacgtactaaaatgaaaactaaaactgaatgaaaaatctatataatatgtatagagatacataaaaaaaactaaaaatgatcaGATTAAGCAAACATTTATACACTTgtaactaaatttaaaatgtaaatgcaaacatttcaaaatatcgataataatattaatttattaaaatgaaatgactaACCCTGTACTAAATGAAATAACTCTGCCgcaatgtgataagagcttttttttcacatttattgtgCAGGAACTGCTGAATCGTGAGCTTCCAGCTCCTCTGAGCGTGTTACCTGGGTAAGTCGTCATCTCCCATCAAGCCGTGCAGCACAGGAGAAAAGCGGCTTGGTGAGGTGGGAGTGAGGGCTTGTGGGTAATCCGAAGCCAGGAAGTTTGGATGTCCAAGGTCTGTGTCCAGATGCGGAGAGTACGCTGAAGGGTGAGCAAACACAAAGGAGTGAGCGAAAGCTGGATTCGCTACCGATTCTTTCTAGAGTCTGCTCGGAACATGTACACTCACTGCTTGTGAGGTCTGGTGGGTTGTAGTTGTTAGTAAGGTACAGGTTGTTTGGCTTAGCCACTCTGAGGTAGACCACCTCTGCTGTGTTCTTCAGCGCGCCCACCGCATCCTCGTGCATCACGTCCTCcaaacacacattattcacctgCACATGCACAGATTGCTGTTACGGGGctcttgtgaaaaagaaatgcacCTAATTGCATTGAACGTGCACTTATAAGTgtacttcaaatattaaaaggaccattttaaaacctttactTGTAGatattaaaagattaataaaataaaaggccacttaagTGTACTTACAATTCAGTGTTGAtgaatatgttataaatatgtacgcacttaagtacatttttataagagcgctttgtaataatgtaaaatgtagaGTTTACTTTAAAGTACGTTTGAAATCTTTAAGTTTCATGTCATCTGCTAAAAGAAGTACACTCATTCTGATGTTGACTAACATGCTAAAGCAATGTAAAGtatatgattataattttaactgtagtgtGTTATTTGACGTTgaagctaaaacaaaaaaaattagctTGATgtagtaaaaaactaaaactaaaaccgaaataaattaataaatgaataaatattcatataaacaaagctatttaaatgacttacttaaaaaacacttactaataaaaaaattcgaaatattaataaaaactataacctTGTGGcagtgataataaaataacactgccaaaaacacatttaaataacatgtgAATGACATgagtttataaattatataaaaaatatataaaagtaggcttatattttagtttacaataaAGGCACGTCATTACGTTATGGCATAAATTAGTCCACAAAGGTGAatgtactattattatattatactattatttatactaaatatattatatcattacctatacatttgcattaaaagTTGAGTTAAAATGCAGGTAAACGTGTGAAAACATTACATCCAgttcatgaaaaatattatttttgaagtaTATACACCTCTATTACGCTTATTATACTGTTATAACAAGTTTACAATACTATAACTACTAAAGTGTAGTACTTTTTCAAAAGGCTGGCAAGCTAAAATCGGAAATGTTGGAACTGTGGTTATTCGGGACATCCAAGTTGTTTAAAGTTGCAGTCTGCGATTTCTGCATCaccaaataaatagatacatGTACATCAGAGTTAAACAAATAGATCGGTTTTATTGCGTCCTCAAACGCACAGCCTGCCTGTAGTTCCTCCTGTGAGCAGCAGACTGCAGTAAAGAGCGAGTATCACGCAGATACAGCTACGAGGATGCTTCTGTACACACGTCAGTCCTCATCGGTGATGTGTATGTGTCGCCTTACCGCCAGTATCTTATCGCCGATCTGTAGTCGCCCGTCCTTATGAGCTGCTCCTCCCTCGATGATCTTTGTGACATAAATGCTGTTGTCTCCAGGGATGTGCTGGTTCCCCACACCACCCGCTATACTAAAGCCTAGCCCTGGGACAGTAAAGGAACGAGCTGACATTTCTCTCTCTGAACACAGCTTTCAGTTCTCcgttatttgaaaaaaagaagcacTAATTAACAGTTCGGACGTTTCAAAGGTAAAACCTGGAGCTAACACAGCCGCTATTAAAGGGAATtgtgaaagttctgtcatttagTCATCCTCAAGTTATTCCGAACCTGTGTGTATTTAGAGGGAttttggtaaccaaacagtttacAGCAACCATTGACTTCCGTAGTacgaaaaaaaataataaaggctAATGTctactgtttggttaccaacattcttcaaaatatcttcttttatgttcaacagaagaaagaaactcatactcATAGTTTTGGAACTGAGTTTGCtgaaactgttcctttaataaagGGTAATAGTGGctaccactttttttttgccagcatTGGTTCCAGGTTTTATCCTGTATTCTTTCTCCAGGGTTTTTAAAGAAGTGTTAAAATgatatgatttt
This region of Puntigrus tetrazona isolate hp1 unplaced genomic scaffold, ASM1883169v1 S000000701, whole genome shotgun sequence genomic DNA includes:
- the LOC122335060 gene encoding disks large homolog 4-like is translated as GNSGLGFSIAGGTDNPHVGDDPSIFITKIIPGGAAAQDGRLRVNDSILFVNDVDVREVTHSQAVEALKEAGAIVRLYVLRRKPIAEKVTEIKLIKGPKGLGFSIAGGVGNQHIPGDNSIYVTKIIEGGAAHKDGRLQIGDKILAVNNVCLEDVMHEDAVGALKNTAEVVYLRVAKPNNLYLTNNYNPPDLTSTYSPHLDTDLGHPNFLASDYPQALTPTSPSRFSPVLHGLMGDDDLPRDPRRVVIHRGSTGLGFNIVGGEDGEGIFISFILAGGPADLSGELRKGDQILSVNGVDLRAATHEQAAAALKNAGQTVTIIAQYRPEEYSRFEAKIHDLREQLMNSSMGSGTTTLRSNPKRGFYIRALFDYDKTADCGFLSQAVGFKFGDVLHVLDCGDEEWWQACRVSPQGDEEEVGFIPSKRRCVCVCVSPLSLALVLSPLLSLNKIIFKQLKEAF